In Neosynechococcus sphagnicola sy1, the following proteins share a genomic window:
- a CDS encoding NAD-dependent epimerase/dehydratase family protein, whose product MRILLTGASGCIGHYMAEALIQETDHELFLLVRDPQKLRFDFQARPGVTLLQGDLGQVQQFSSLLKTMDQAILAATAWGGQDTFEVNVTQTLALMALLDPSHCQQVLYFSTASILNRQNQLLPEAGQLGTDYIRSKYQCFQQLSQLAIAPRIRILFPTLVLGGDEHKPYSHLSAGIPEVLRWLNLIRWFRAEGSFHFIHGRDIAQVVSYLVDHPVLDLPDPKLVLGSPVVKVNQAITEFCAYFNQPIYFRIPLTLWLANVLIRVFRIQMDEWSYFSLQYRHFTYRHPITPATFGLPIYCGTISDMLTISGMSPRKS is encoded by the coding sequence ATGCGCATTCTCTTGACGGGAGCCAGCGGCTGCATCGGTCATTATATGGCTGAAGCATTGATCCAGGAAACGGATCATGAGTTATTCCTGTTGGTCAGAGATCCGCAGAAGCTGCGGTTTGATTTCCAGGCTCGGCCAGGGGTGACACTTTTGCAGGGGGATTTGGGACAAGTTCAGCAGTTTAGTTCCCTGCTAAAGACAATGGATCAGGCAATTCTAGCAGCCACTGCCTGGGGTGGGCAGGATACCTTTGAGGTTAATGTAACTCAAACCCTCGCCCTGATGGCGTTATTAGATCCCAGCCATTGTCAACAGGTACTCTATTTCTCCACCGCCAGTATCCTCAACCGCCAGAATCAACTACTACCAGAAGCAGGGCAACTCGGTACGGACTATATCCGTTCCAAATATCAGTGTTTTCAGCAATTATCCCAACTGGCGATCGCCCCCCGCATTCGGATCTTATTCCCCACCCTGGTTTTGGGGGGAGATGAGCACAAACCCTACTCCCATCTGTCGGCGGGGATTCCGGAGGTGTTGCGCTGGCTCAACTTAATTCGCTGGTTTCGGGCGGAGGGGAGTTTTCACTTTATTCACGGTCGGGATATTGCTCAAGTGGTTTCCTACCTAGTAGATCATCCAGTCCTTGATCTACCCGATCCAAAGCTCGTTTTAGGGAGCCCAGTTGTGAAGGTGAACCAAGCGATCACAGAATTTTGTGCCTACTTCAATCAACCTATCTATTTTCGGATTCCCCTCACGCTGTGGCTGGCCAATGTTTTAATCCGGGTTTTCCGCATTCAGATGGATGAGTGGAGTTACTTTAGTTTACAATACCGTCACTTTACCTATCGCCACCCGATAACCCCGGCTACCTTTGGTCTACCAATCTACTGTGGCACCATTTCTGATATGTTAACAATCAGCGGTATGTCTCCTAGAAAAAGCTGA
- a CDS encoding twin-arginine translocase TatA/TatE family subunit, translating to MFGLGWLEVGLIALAAVLVFGPKKIPELGSALGKTLRGFKDELQKPDEEEPQDLE from the coding sequence ATGTTTGGTCTGGGATGGTTAGAAGTGGGTTTAATTGCCCTCGCGGCGGTACTGGTGTTTGGTCCCAAGAAGATTCCGGAGTTGGGGAGTGCCTTGGGTAAAACCCTACGGGGCTTCAAAGATGAATTACAAAAGCCTGACGAAGAAGAGCCGCAGGATCTCGAATAA